A region of Ferruginibacter albus DNA encodes the following proteins:
- a CDS encoding MBOAT family O-acyltransferase — protein MQLDFNKLIEELSYNPKEPLLFNSGFFIWFFALFIITYSLVAHYRNARVITFVLFSLYFFYKASGWFVGLVLLSAVIDFTLSNLIYKTINTHKRKALLVLSVVLNLGMLFYFKYTNFFIQLYNEACNGHIHPLNLILPVGISFYTFENLSYTVDVYRGHFKPVSRFIDYLYFLSFFPKLMMGPIVRAADFLPQLNKPYFVSKEDFASGFYLIFSGLFKKIVISDFINVNFVGYIFDDPSKHTGLECLLGVYGYALVIYSDFSGYSDMAIGIARWCGFNIPPNFDSPYQSSSITEFWRRWHISLSSWLRDYLYIPLGGNRKGKVRQYVNLFITMLLGGFWHGANWNFIIWGGMHGAALSVDKAKDWVCDKLRINKKQVILKAIGIIVTFNFVCFCWIFFRANSLGDAQAMLHQIFFNFDGSVWKELYSNYQSVFLIMLIGFVLHFVTKKQEDTIKNSLVNLPLAGYLTIAFILFFIFIQIKTAEPVMPVYLQF, from the coding sequence ATGCAATTAGATTTTAATAAACTTATTGAAGAACTTTCTTACAATCCTAAAGAACCTCTGTTATTCAACAGCGGCTTTTTTATCTGGTTCTTTGCATTGTTCATTATCACGTATTCGCTGGTAGCACATTACAGGAATGCAAGAGTGATAACATTTGTACTGTTCTCTTTATATTTTTTCTACAAAGCTTCCGGATGGTTTGTAGGGCTGGTATTGCTTTCTGCGGTTATTGATTTTACACTATCCAATCTTATTTACAAAACGATCAATACACATAAAAGAAAGGCATTGCTGGTTTTAAGTGTTGTACTTAATCTTGGAATGTTGTTTTATTTCAAGTACACCAATTTCTTTATTCAATTATACAATGAGGCTTGCAATGGACATATACATCCATTGAATTTGATATTGCCTGTTGGTATTTCTTTTTACACATTTGAAAATTTGAGTTATACGGTAGATGTCTATCGCGGACATTTTAAACCCGTCAGCCGGTTTATAGATTACTTGTACTTTCTTTCTTTTTTTCCAAAATTGATGATGGGACCAATTGTACGTGCTGCCGATTTTTTGCCGCAATTGAACAAGCCTTATTTTGTAAGTAAAGAAGATTTTGCATCAGGTTTTTATCTCATTTTTTCCGGCTTATTTAAAAAGATCGTTATCTCCGATTTTATCAATGTAAATTTTGTTGGTTACATTTTTGATGATCCAAGCAAGCATACAGGGTTGGAATGCTTGCTCGGCGTATATGGCTATGCGCTAGTTATTTATTCTGATTTTTCCGGTTACTCCGATATGGCGATTGGTATTGCCAGGTGGTGCGGATTTAATATTCCTCCCAATTTTGATTCACCTTATCAAAGCAGTTCTATTACTGAGTTTTGGCGCAGGTGGCATATCTCTTTATCAAGCTGGCTACGTGACTATCTCTATATCCCGTTAGGAGGTAACCGAAAAGGAAAAGTTCGCCAGTATGTAAACTTATTCATCACAATGTTATTAGGTGGTTTTTGGCACGGCGCTAACTGGAATTTTATCATCTGGGGTGGTATGCACGGTGCTGCATTAAGTGTTGACAAAGCAAAAGATTGGGTATGCGATAAATTGCGTATCAACAAAAAACAGGTCATCTTAAAAGCAATAGGTATAATTGTCACGTTCAACTTCGTTTGCTTTTGCTGGATATTTTTCAGAGCTAATTCATTAGGCGATGCACAAGCAATGCTGCATCAAATATTTTTCAATTTTGATGGAAGTGTTTGGAAAGAATTATATTCTAATTATCAATCTGTATTTCTAATAATGTTGATTGGATTTGTATTGCATTTTGTAACAAAAAAGCAAGAAGATACCATTAAAAACTCTTTAGTAAATCTTCCATTAGCCGGTTATCTTACGATTGCTTTTATTCTCTTTTTTATTTTCATTCAAATAAAAACAGCCGAGCCTGTAATGCCGGTTTACTTGCAATTTTAA
- the tsaE gene encoding tRNA (adenosine(37)-N6)-threonylcarbamoyltransferase complex ATPase subunit type 1 TsaE, producing MYISFNLDTIKEIAIKLLNNAGDKKVFAFHGEMGAGKTTFIHTLCEALKVIDVVSSPTFSIINEYNTIDGDIVYHLDLYRLKSNEEAINAGVEDCLYSGNTCLVEWPEKAPDLFPDNTLYITISVINESTRKIQW from the coding sequence ATGTATATAAGTTTTAATCTTGATACTATTAAAGAGATTGCAATTAAATTATTGAATAATGCCGGCGATAAAAAAGTTTTTGCTTTTCATGGAGAAATGGGCGCCGGTAAAACCACTTTTATTCACACACTCTGCGAAGCGCTAAAGGTCATAGACGTTGTAAGCAGCCCTACTTTTTCTATCATCAATGAATATAATACGATCGATGGTGATATTGTTTATCACCTGGATTTATACCGATTAAAAAGTAATGAAGAAGCGATCAATGCCGGAGTAGAAGATTGTTTGTATTCAGGGAATACCTGCCTGGTAGAATGGCCGGAAAAAGCTCCCGATCTCTTCCCTGATAACACGCTGTACATAACTATTTCGGTTATTAACGAAAGCACAAGAAAAATACAATGGTAA
- a CDS encoding DUF459 domain-containing protein: MKSTLLSSLIALLAFVKPAAGQNIGNQIMNEQELKPIKEKINNADSLPTLIKVLHIGDSHIKGGVFSQQFMEKLNNYYTGKYHGNLFFNFQWFCKIGTKYSDYNELAELDKQLKEEHFDLVIISLGTNDAFSGSSKTNFYEKIDHLVSKIKRLSPAACILITTPSDALRYNKQRGAYLSEPEIKNVTNTLIKYADEHAVAYWNLHQVMGGEYSINSWVQKKLAQPDRIHFTPKGYTILADWLFTAFINSMQGL; this comes from the coding sequence TTGAAAAGCACCCTACTAAGTAGTTTAATTGCATTGCTGGCTTTTGTTAAACCTGCTGCTGGACAAAACATAGGTAATCAGATAATGAATGAACAGGAGCTGAAGCCGATAAAAGAAAAGATAAATAATGCGGATTCATTGCCTACTTTAATTAAGGTGTTACACATTGGGGATTCACACATTAAAGGCGGCGTTTTCTCACAACAATTTATGGAGAAGTTGAATAATTATTATACAGGAAAATATCACGGGAACCTGTTTTTTAACTTCCAATGGTTTTGTAAGATCGGAACAAAATATTCTGATTATAATGAGCTGGCAGAATTAGATAAACAATTAAAAGAAGAACATTTTGACCTGGTGATCATTTCACTAGGAACAAATGATGCGTTTTCCGGTTCATCTAAAACAAATTTTTATGAGAAGATAGATCACCTGGTAAGTAAGATAAAGAGATTAAGCCCGGCAGCTTGTATTTTAATTACCACTCCTTCTGACGCATTGCGCTATAATAAACAAAGAGGGGCTTATTTATCGGAGCCTGAAATAAAAAATGTGACGAATACTTTAATAAAATATGCAGATGAGCATGCTGTTGCATATTGGAACCTGCACCAGGTAATGGGAGGAGAATATTCCATTAATAGTTGGGTGCAAAAAAAACTGGCTCAACCCGATAGGATACATTTTACACCGAAAGGGTATACTATACTGGCTGATTGGTTGTTTACGGCCTTCATAAACTCAATGCAGGGATTATAA
- a CDS encoding thymidylate synthase translates to MQQYLDLLQHIIDKGADKSDRTGTGTRSVFGYQMRFDLNKGFPMVTTKKTHLKSIIYELLWFLQGDTNIKYLKDHNVSIWDEWADENGDLGPVYGKQWRSWEGADGKVVDQISDLIKQIKTNPDSRRLIVSAWNVADLPKMKLMPCHCLFQFYVADGKLSCQLYQRSADVFLGVPFNIASYALLTMMIAQVCDLGVGDFVWTGGDTHLYNNHFEQAQLQLTRTPFPLSQMKINPSVKNIFDFKFEDFELVNYQSHPAIKAPVAV, encoded by the coding sequence ATGCAGCAGTATTTAGATTTACTTCAACATATTATTGACAAGGGTGCTGATAAAAGCGATCGCACCGGAACAGGTACTCGTAGTGTATTTGGTTATCAAATGCGGTTCGATTTGAACAAAGGATTTCCGATGGTCACAACAAAAAAGACACATTTAAAAAGTATCATTTACGAATTGCTTTGGTTTTTACAAGGCGATACCAATATTAAATATTTAAAAGATCATAACGTAAGCATTTGGGATGAATGGGCTGATGAGAATGGAGATCTTGGTCCGGTGTATGGCAAACAATGGCGCAGTTGGGAAGGTGCCGATGGAAAAGTGGTAGACCAGATCTCTGATCTAATAAAACAAATAAAAACAAATCCTGATAGCAGAAGATTAATTGTGAGTGCGTGGAATGTGGCTGATCTTCCAAAGATGAAGCTGATGCCTTGTCATTGTTTGTTTCAATTTTATGTGGCAGATGGAAAATTAAGCTGTCAATTGTATCAAAGAAGCGCTGATGTGTTTTTAGGAGTTCCTTTTAATATTGCATCGTATGCATTACTTACAATGATGATTGCACAGGTTTGCGATTTAGGTGTAGGAGATTTCGTGTGGACGGGCGGTGATACGCATTTATATAATAATCATTTTGAACAGGCCCAATTGCAATTAACACGTACGCCGTTTCCTTTATCACAGATGAAAATAAATCCTTCAGTTAAAAATATTTTTGATTTTAAGTTTGAAGATTTTGAATTGGTAAACTATCAATCACATCCGGCAATTAAAGCGCCTGTTGCTGTTTAA
- a CDS encoding dihydrofolate reductase: MIISLIVAASENNAIGKDNKLLWHLPNDMKFFKNTTWAMPVIMGRKTFDSLKKALPGRINIVITHQKDWKAEDAVIAKDLNDAMKKAEATHCKETFVIGGGEIFKQYLKVADKIYITRVHADLEGDTFFPIIDEKKWKLVSSDDFKKDEKHKYDYSFQLWEKK; the protein is encoded by the coding sequence ATGATAATCTCTCTTATAGTTGCAGCTTCTGAAAACAATGCCATTGGTAAAGACAATAAGTTGCTTTGGCATTTGCCCAACGATATGAAGTTTTTTAAAAACACTACCTGGGCAATGCCTGTAATTATGGGGCGCAAAACATTTGACTCTTTAAAGAAAGCATTACCAGGCAGGATCAATATTGTTATCACCCATCAAAAAGATTGGAAAGCAGAAGATGCTGTTATTGCTAAAGACTTAAACGATGCAATGAAAAAGGCAGAAGCTACTCATTGCAAAGAAACATTTGTAATTGGCGGCGGAGAGATCTTTAAGCAATATTTAAAAGTAGCAGATAAAATTTATATAACAAGAGTACATGCAGATCTTGAGGGCGATACTTTCTTCCCTATAATTGATGAAAAGAAATGGAAGCTGGTTTCAAGTGATGATTTTAAGAAAGATGAGAAACATAAATACGATTATTCATTTCAGCTTTGGGAGAAAAAATAA
- a CDS encoding alanine dehydrogenase, translated as MATSKPVISPSFTYETMEEMLDVKPKGELLFIGIPKEASFNENRIALTPEAVGVMIANGHRVIMESKAGDGASYTDKDYSDAGAKIAYDKKAVYESDILVKSAPVSEAECELLKPGQYIISPIHLPVMKREILQKMMDKKITALSFENLKDDGGHNPIVRSMSEIAGSAVMLIAGQYLSNANDGKGVLVGGISGIPPTKVIIIGAGIVGEYAARTALAMGASVKIFDNSIYRLKRLQNNIGGRLWTSVIEPKILAKQLKTCDVAVGALSGMSGRAPIVVTEDMVSNMRPGTVIVDVSIDRGGVFETSEVTTHENPIFRKYNVIHYCVPNIPSGFARTASQAISNVLMPLLLDTADDGGIENMVWYRINIRSGIYMFKGALTNFYLSERFHLKYTDLNLLIASKR; from the coding sequence ATGGCTACATCTAAACCCGTTATATCCCCTTCGTTTACGTACGAGACAATGGAAGAAATGCTCGACGTAAAACCCAAAGGCGAATTACTTTTTATTGGCATTCCTAAAGAAGCATCTTTTAACGAGAACCGTATTGCACTTACTCCCGAAGCAGTTGGTGTAATGATTGCCAATGGGCATAGAGTTATAATGGAAAGTAAAGCCGGTGATGGCGCCAGCTATACTGATAAAGATTACAGTGATGCAGGCGCTAAAATAGCGTACGATAAAAAAGCGGTTTATGAAAGTGATATCCTGGTAAAAAGCGCTCCTGTCAGCGAAGCCGAATGTGAGTTGCTTAAACCGGGACAATACATTATCTCTCCCATACATCTACCAGTCATGAAGCGTGAAATACTGCAGAAGATGATGGACAAAAAGATCACTGCATTAAGCTTTGAAAATTTAAAAGACGATGGTGGACATAATCCTATAGTGCGCAGCATGAGTGAGATCGCAGGCAGCGCTGTTATGCTCATCGCCGGGCAATATTTAAGCAATGCCAATGACGGAAAAGGTGTTTTAGTTGGAGGCATCAGCGGAATTCCTCCAACAAAAGTTATTATTATTGGAGCCGGTATCGTTGGTGAATATGCCGCTCGTACAGCACTCGCAATGGGTGCCAGTGTAAAGATCTTTGATAACAGCATTTATCGTTTAAAACGATTACAGAATAATATAGGGGGTCGCTTGTGGACCTCCGTTATTGAACCTAAAATTTTGGCGAAGCAGTTAAAAACCTGCGATGTGGCGGTAGGTGCATTGTCCGGCATGTCAGGCAGAGCGCCGATCGTAGTTACCGAAGATATGGTAAGCAATATGCGTCCGGGTACTGTTATTGTAGATGTGAGTATTGATCGTGGCGGCGTTTTTGAAACAAGCGAGGTTACTACACATGAAAATCCCATCTTCAGAAAATATAATGTAATACATTATTGTGTGCCGAATATACCAAGCGGCTTTGCCCGTACAGCATCGCAGGCTATCAGCAATGTATTGATGCCGTTATTATTAGATACTGCCGATGATGGCGGTATTGAAAATATGGTTTGGTATCGTATCAATATCCGTAGCGGTATTTATATGTTCAAAGGAGCGCTCACCAATTTTTATTTAAGTGAACGTTTTCATTTAAAATATACCGATCTGAATTTATTGATCGCAAGTAAGCGATAG
- a CDS encoding SGNH/GDSL hydrolase family protein encodes MNVKKKVLLFNIFFLLLLLAATFLFEWKPTLAGESMRRVSILADIQKDSLRDKIAISNTTDCTTVAKQNISIKNYATYNGLINSSGKEFALQDFLQKLLELKQKKRKKIRIAYFGDSMIEGDLITADIREQLQNIFGGGGVGFVPVTSIVAGFRQTVIHSFSSDWKDVNFKSDDKAGSDLFISGHSFFAGENSWVSYKTVNRPHLNSFNTVSVLYGKPAEGESNSATLTINGNAQAITATGLFNSFETKVNEGKELKLGFSSPDIPLYGAAMEADSGIVVDNFSFRGISGVEFKYFSEEFLKQVQQERPYDLLVFQYGPNLLFKPNLTDFSWYQKMMLPVLKKIHGSIPDADMLIISTADKSFKYDDGWHTAKGVQPLIDVQYGMAKNCGADFFNLYNAMGGEDKMVSWVQGDTVYANKDYTHVNFKGAHRFGNYIFNAIMKEYDDFEKHPTK; translated from the coding sequence ATGAATGTAAAAAAGAAAGTATTGTTGTTTAATATTTTTTTCCTGTTGCTGCTGTTGGCGGCAACTTTTTTATTTGAATGGAAACCAACCCTTGCCGGTGAAAGTATGCGACGGGTAAGCATTTTAGCTGATATACAAAAAGACAGTCTTCGGGATAAGATTGCAATATCCAACACAACCGATTGTACAACCGTTGCCAAACAAAATATTTCGATAAAGAATTACGCTACTTATAATGGTTTGATCAACTCGTCGGGTAAAGAATTTGCTCTGCAGGATTTCTTGCAAAAATTATTGGAGCTTAAACAAAAGAAACGGAAAAAAATACGCATTGCTTATTTTGGGGATTCGATGATTGAAGGCGACCTGATCACTGCTGACATACGGGAACAACTGCAAAATATTTTTGGAGGAGGTGGGGTTGGGTTTGTACCTGTAACTTCAATTGTGGCCGGTTTCAGGCAAACGGTTATCCATTCTTTTTCTTCTGATTGGAAGGATGTAAATTTTAAATCGGATGATAAAGCCGGTAGCGACCTGTTTATTTCCGGGCATAGTTTTTTTGCCGGAGAAAACAGTTGGGTAAGTTATAAAACAGTAAATCGTCCACACTTAAATAGCTTTAATACAGTTTCGGTGTTGTATGGAAAACCTGCCGAAGGAGAAAGTAATTCAGCTACGCTAACTATTAATGGCAATGCACAAGCAATTACTGCAACAGGTTTATTCAATTCTTTTGAGACCAAAGTAAATGAAGGGAAAGAGTTGAAACTTGGGTTTTCATCTCCTGACATTCCTTTGTATGGTGCAGCCATGGAAGCCGACAGCGGAATTGTAGTAGATAATTTTTCATTCAGAGGGATCAGTGGCGTAGAGTTTAAATATTTTTCAGAAGAATTTTTAAAACAAGTGCAACAAGAACGTCCATACGATCTGCTGGTATTTCAATATGGCCCTAACTTGTTATTTAAACCTAATCTCACAGATTTTAGTTGGTATCAAAAAATGATGTTGCCCGTATTGAAAAAAATTCATGGTTCTATTCCTGATGCAGACATGCTGATAATCTCCACCGCTGACAAAAGTTTTAAATACGATGATGGCTGGCATACTGCCAAAGGAGTGCAGCCGTTGATTGATGTGCAATACGGTATGGCAAAAAATTGTGGCGCAGATTTTTTCAATTTATATAACGCCATGGGCGGTGAAGATAAGATGGTGAGTTGGGTACAAGGCGATACAGTATATGCCAATAAAGATTATACGCATGTAAATTTTAAAGGAGCACATCGATTTGGTAATTATATTTTCAATGCAATTATGAAAGAATATGATGATTTTGAAAAGCACCCTACTAAGTAG
- a CDS encoding GNAT family N-acetyltransferase: MNITIRKALKEDCEQIMQLVHELALYEKKPEEVIIDFNDLAKSGFGEKPAWWAFVAEEAGIVIGFALYYIRFSTWKGERMYVEDLLVTEEYRGKGIGKLLFDALIQEAKEKKFSGITWQVLDWNEPAINFYKKLGNVEFDGEWLNGALPL; this comes from the coding sequence ATGAATATAACTATCAGAAAAGCGCTTAAAGAAGATTGCGAGCAAATAATGCAGCTGGTGCATGAATTAGCGTTATATGAAAAGAAGCCAGAGGAAGTTATTATCGATTTTAATGATCTGGCAAAAAGTGGCTTTGGCGAAAAGCCTGCCTGGTGGGCATTTGTAGCTGAGGAAGCGGGGATTGTTATTGGCTTTGCCTTATACTATATCCGCTTCAGCACTTGGAAAGGAGAGCGTATGTACGTCGAAGACTTACTGGTAACCGAAGAATATCGTGGTAAAGGGATTGGTAAATTACTGTTTGATGCATTGATCCAGGAAGCGAAAGAGAAAAAATTCAGTGGCATTACCTGGCAAGTGCTGGATTGGAACGAACCTGCCATCAATTTCTATAAAAAACTAGGTAATGTTGAGTTTGACGGTGAATGGCTGAATGGAGCTTTGCCATTATAA
- a CDS encoding T9SS type B sorting domain-containing protein, which yields MDILHGAATGRHVHTAIREYYLKIDTAANVLLNKFYYNSDACSDIVPATLCESADSIIGIGRIFYRTCVNRPTGSNQQENKYYGMKISKNSGELGKTVYCSITNNVDYFQPGTGGYAPLSSSYINTTKDSFYLVSLTNRVNGNTAYGSYKIGFDSTLTFYDGSVYYHTDKALPQLSRLDIDANNNANIIFWDTRSAVQYIAGFTGDSFIYQQKLNAPVNALESYPVDYPFVYKSQYLCVVGNYIGMRKGFLQITQFTGSEKKDDCFRQDVNFIQTAPVRVTSVASSFLNKLDGSLVKTIVVPASTTDLLITVTSSCMQVNKTVLPAATLNLGRDTILCTNKIFQLSPNSKFKNYLWQDGSTNSTYMVKQTGQYFLQATDYCSAIVSDTINVTIDTIGRFLNTTAAVCENNNLTIEPDRSFDHYLWNTGATTKSLTVQHAGKYWLTITADNLCNLTDTITVTEKDCAAGLFVPGSFTPNNDGLNDVLRPVTFNTSIIQSDFLVYARSGQLVFKSTELNNGWNGTINGTQQNTGTFIWIWRYKLNSGVEEVQRGTVLLLR from the coding sequence TTGGATATCCTGCATGGCGCAGCAACAGGTAGACATGTACACACAGCTATCAGGGAATACTATCTTAAAATTGATACTGCTGCTAATGTGCTGTTGAATAAATTTTATTACAATTCAGATGCCTGTAGCGATATAGTTCCTGCAACCCTATGTGAAAGTGCAGATAGCATTATTGGTATTGGCAGAATTTTTTATCGCACCTGTGTTAATCGGCCAACTGGCAGCAATCAGCAGGAAAATAAATATTATGGAATGAAGATCAGTAAAAACAGCGGCGAACTGGGCAAAACCGTTTATTGTTCTATTACTAACAATGTGGATTATTTTCAACCAGGTACAGGTGGCTATGCGCCTTTATCTTCTAGCTACATAAATACAACAAAAGATAGTTTTTATTTAGTATCTCTAACAAATCGTGTAAATGGAAATACAGCTTATGGCAGCTATAAAATAGGATTTGATTCAACGCTTACTTTTTACGACGGATCCGTTTATTATCATACGGATAAAGCATTGCCTCAATTAAGCAGGCTTGATATCGACGCTAATAATAATGCAAATATTATTTTTTGGGATACCCGTAGCGCTGTACAATATATAGCTGGGTTTACGGGAGACAGTTTTATATATCAACAAAAACTGAATGCCCCGGTTAATGCATTGGAAAGCTACCCGGTAGATTATCCTTTTGTATATAAAAGCCAATACTTGTGTGTTGTTGGTAATTATATTGGTATGCGCAAAGGGTTTTTACAGATAACACAATTTACCGGCAGCGAAAAAAAAGATGATTGTTTCAGACAAGATGTAAATTTTATTCAAACGGCTCCTGTACGGGTAACAAGTGTTGCTTCTTCTTTCTTAAATAAGCTGGATGGCTCATTGGTAAAAACTATTGTTGTTCCTGCCAGTACAACAGATCTTCTTATTACAGTTACATCATCCTGCATGCAGGTAAATAAAACAGTTCTGCCTGCTGCTACGCTTAATTTAGGAAGAGATACGATTTTATGTACTAATAAAATTTTTCAACTATCTCCTAATAGTAAGTTTAAAAATTATTTGTGGCAGGATGGTTCAACTAATTCAACATACATGGTTAAACAAACAGGGCAATATTTTTTACAAGCAACCGATTATTGTAGTGCTATTGTTTCAGATACGATCAATGTAACAATAGATACTATTGGACGTTTTTTAAATACAACCGCAGCTGTTTGTGAGAACAATAATTTAACTATTGAACCTGACCGTTCGTTTGATCACTACTTGTGGAATACCGGAGCTACAACTAAAAGCTTAACTGTTCAACACGCGGGAAAATACTGGCTTACAATAACCGCCGATAATTTGTGTAATCTTACGGATACTATTACTGTAACAGAAAAAGATTGTGCGGCAGGATTGTTTGTTCCGGGATCATTTACTCCTAATAATGACGGATTGAATGATGTACTTAGACCTGTAACTTTTAATACGAGTATTATTCAATCTGATTTTTTAGTGTATGCCCGTTCCGGTCAATTAGTTTTTAAAAGTACAGAACTTAACAACGGTTGGAATGGAACTATAAACGGCACACAACAAAACACAGGAACCTTTATATGGATCTGGCGATATAAATTAAACAGCGGAGTAGAAGAAGTACAAAGAGGAACGGTATTACTGTTACGATAA
- a CDS encoding O-methyltransferase has translation MYSTFKLAKKYLHYYFTASNGKGHGVHSPFVFDFIIKVLQDKEQYDCYQQIEVVRKQLISNTQIIHVDDFGAGSTVMKQNERKVSDIARSSLKPKKYAQLLFRIIQYYKPQTIVELGTSLGITTSYLALGNDNATVYTCEGAPAVASIAEQNFDQLKVKNIEIAQGNFDETLPSVLTKIKNIDFAFVDGNHRKEPTLKYFHQLLQYSGDHTILIFDDIHWSKEMEEAWHEIQQHEAVTLTIDLFFIGIVCMKTDFKVKQHFSIRY, from the coding sequence ATGTATTCCACTTTCAAACTAGCCAAAAAATATCTTCACTACTATTTTACTGCATCCAATGGTAAAGGTCACGGCGTACATTCTCCGTTTGTATTCGATTTTATTATAAAAGTGTTGCAGGATAAAGAACAGTACGATTGTTATCAGCAAATAGAAGTTGTAAGAAAGCAACTCATCAGCAATACACAAATAATTCATGTAGATGATTTTGGGGCAGGCTCTACCGTAATGAAGCAGAATGAACGAAAAGTAAGCGACATTGCCCGTTCATCCCTTAAGCCAAAAAAATATGCGCAATTATTGTTCAGGATAATACAATATTACAAGCCGCAAACTATTGTTGAATTAGGAACATCTTTAGGCATCACTACCTCTTATTTAGCATTAGGTAATGACAATGCAACTGTTTATACTTGTGAAGGCGCACCGGCTGTAGCTTCTATCGCAGAACAAAATTTTGATCAGCTTAAGGTAAAGAATATTGAAATAGCACAAGGCAACTTCGATGAAACATTGCCTTCTGTTCTTACTAAAATAAAAAATATAGATTTTGCTTTTGTAGATGGTAATCATCGTAAAGAACCAACGTTGAAATATTTTCATCAATTGCTTCAATATTCAGGCGATCATACCATTTTGATTTTTGATGATATTCATTGGAGCAAAGAAATGGAAGAGGCCTGGCATGAAATACAACAGCATGAGGCTGTAACACTTACAATCGACCTGTTTTTCATTGGCATCGTTTGCATGAAAACCGACTTCAAAGTAAAGCAGCACTTCTCAATACGGTATTGA